Proteins encoded within one genomic window of Bombus terrestris chromosome 11, iyBomTerr1.2, whole genome shotgun sequence:
- the LOC100649780 gene encoding zinc finger FYVE domain-containing protein 9 isoform X4, whose translation MEKFAIDLDKVLDDFEFNEDCAEQIASDNLSTNNASSSSVKCNLEPSALKGYNYLLIEPKKVNKEFDIILPVERHKDLQQINTKNKCINENDIVSENLNCSTEQTTIENTDVNQFYTQECTNDNKSIQKQSVSSYDSEQVSLAIYNDISQKVIQKQQNSNNSPKIDNRYDKKLNQSNLKPSVSNVFSSLNEYINAPPGSSDCIHSVLNDSEIQSDLETKVPQIIQSSAKDSDESIPHEQTVDIPDPTREILVQSYQDATIPITVELPITYETNIKEDVKNVHVTNFKPLESKTDPPEKVVLNEACIELSNKAEIKNDKTHNYNSDRIDQEKNSMLECTYKQDDYYENESTTQLQDNESKLSVESIGTNEEHRSSLNSVSKPIGFSNIDNLSEDELTKYLAELEEEEKLRESCNKYENITNTAQNVSQDQKDENKQNVQVFPDTSVESRKMIESELNERIENISVSDCQEKETDKELLNNALMKHESDDRLNEDRLNKHKDILSNPSGKELKLLHRVNIAKDDKVKLENECVPDTKDIEDSQESPTYSLNINQGSLNDGRTEIQLKEQKGNSTQYNQACELKMPSDIDNISEERTSTTSEPDTLIDMTKHNNVISTSVDVYTRPNVSDTSNDSEKPVRPQTLDIVLSNNSTEHQVLGSTSDTPSYQIQSDTDGIKEEQGSSPDILENSLPESGSVLGKQPPFWVPDSDAPSCMLCDVKFTVIKRRHHCRACGKVLCNKCCNMKYKLEYQGNIDSRVCVSCYQLLTKAETEQGMGEWSSGYSTCMNNNDINSPQLAGGLPPPPTVMVPVGVLKREDGTKSRPEISKSVMFSDELDMSWDLKPPYRKSGSKRIPTPGSSAPSTSVKKQNLPRFDPNTESYVPQDPNALPPTVTIHKGQVSYHAVTDENLLYKTLKNECEPPVMFAINRNLYAYVKIVTLNCCVNKTCWNVTSKGLDCVGQDEIILLIEALPDETRVPKDLLLFINQLRLEAMKGNIVSELGFLIYQGGNFLDSREHAGFLFIRQTSQCLQKIVLPPGPYLFGLLVHRWETPWAKVFPLRLVLRLGAEYRYYPCPLFSVRFRDALYFEIGHTVMKVLADFRNFAYTLPSVRGLTIHLRNRMTDVMFPRNRYDQVIKGLNNSNDHVLAYASNFSIAADSHLVCIQTNTGDESTYQTQAISINNNPRTITGTSFIVINGALKSSMGLSAKSSIVEDGLMVEIMPEKMEALKAALKNMQDFSIGCGRQGAPEPDETVNIKWVDNDVQFNVGVKSPIDRRPMDGIPSIRIHNGIDYKGTSRFIRWTEVFIINSDDHPNGVHDPVDINKLSGNIAKATCTALVKLLDLLANAGLTKLGVRTTIHPDNVGYEAGSEGMKLPPIYMKSLDNELIQVLHKAAQSSQDTHIVLELIFYILDD comes from the exons ATGGAAAAATTCGCTATTGATTTGGACAAGGTTTTGGACGATTTCGAATTTAACGAag ACTGTGCAGAGCAAATAGCATCTGATAATCTTTCAACAAACAATGCGTCATCTTCTTCAGTTAAATGTAATTTAGAACCTTCAGCTTTAAAAggttataattatcttctaatAGAGCCTAAGAAAGTAAATAAAGAATTCGATATTATATTACCTGTAGAAAGGCATAAAGACTTGcaacaaataaatacaaaaaacaaatgtattaatgaaaatgatatagTTTCTGAGAATCTTAATTGTAGTACAGAACAGACAACAATAGAAAATACAGATGTAAATCAGTTTTATACACAAGAATGCACAAACGATAATAAGTCAATACAAAAACAATCTGTTTCATCTTATGATTCTGAACAGGTTTCTTTAgcaatatataatgatatatcgcaAAAGGTAATACAAAAACAACAAAATAGTAACAACAGCCCAAAGATTGACAATAGATATGATAAGAAATTGAACCAGTCTAATCTGAAACCTAGTGTTAGCAACGTTTTCAGCAGTTTGAATGAGTACATTAATGCTCCACCTGGAAGTTCAGATTGCATTCATTCTGTATTAAATGATTCAGAAATACAGTCTGATTTAGAGACTAAGGTACCTCAGATAATTCAGAGCAGTGCTAAAGATAGTGATGAAAGTATACCACATGAACAGACAGTTGATATACCTGATCCAACTAGAGAAATTCTTGTTCAAAGCTATCAGGATGCCACAATACCCATAACGGTAGAATTACCAATTACATATGAAACTAACATTAAAGAGGACGTAAAAAATGTTCATGTAACAAATTTCAAACCATTGGAAAGCAAAACAGACCCTCCTGAAAAAGTTGTTCTAAATGAAGCTTGTATTGAATTAAGTAATAAAGCAGaaattaaaaatgacaaaaCACATAACTATAATTCTGATAGGATAGATCAGGAAAAAAATTCTATGCTTGAGTGTACTTATAAACAAGATGATTATTATGAAAATGAGTCTACAACACAATTGCAAGATAATGAAAGTAAATTAAGCGTGGAAAGTATTGGTACAAATGAGGAACATAGGAGCAGCTTAAATTCAGTATCTAAGCCAATTGGATTTAGTAACATTGATAATTTATCAGAAGATGAATTGACCAAATATTTAGCCGAATtagaagaagaggagaaatTAAGGGAAAGCtgcaataaatatgaaaatattacaaatacagCACAGAATGTTTCTCAAGAtcaaaaagatgaaaataagCAAAATGTCCAAGTTTTCCCAGATACTTCTGTAGAATCTCGCAAAATGATAGAATCAGAATTAAATGAAAGGATAGAAAACATTTCAGTATCTGACTGTCAGGAAAAGGAAACGGacaaagaattattaaataatgcaTTAATGAAGCATGAATCTGATGATCGATTAAATGAAGACAGATTAAATAAACACAAAGATATTTTAAGTAATCCAAGTggtaaagaattaaaattgttGCATAGAGTTAATATAGCTAAAGATGATAAAGTGAAATTAGAAAATGAATGCGTGCCTGATACAAAAGATATTGAAGACAGCCAAGAAAGTCCTACATATAGCTTAAATATTAATCAAGGATCACTAAATGATGGCAGAACTGAGATACAATTAAAAGAGCAGAAAGGAAATTCTACGCAATATAATCAAGCTTGTGAATTAAAAATGCCAAGTGATATTGATAATATTTCAGAAGAAAGAACTTCAACAACATCTGAGCCAGATACATTAATTGATATGACAAAACATAATAATGTTATATCTACGTCTGTGGATGTTTACACAAGACCAAATGTAAGTGATACTAGCAATGATTCAGAGAAGCCAGTACGTCCCCAAACGTTGGATATTGTTTTGTCAAACAATAGCACAGAACACCAAGTACTTGGTTCTACAAGTGATACACCATCTTATCAAATTCAATCAGATACTGATGGTATAAAAGAGGAGCAAGGATCTTCGCCGGATATTTTAGAGAATTCTTTACCGGAATCTGGCTCAGTTCTGGGAAAACAACCACCATTCTGGGTTCCCGATAGCGATGCTCCTAGCTGCATGCTCTGTGATGTTAAGTTTACCGTTATCAAAAGACGACATCATTGTCGGGCATGCGGAAAAGTGTTATGTAATAAATGttgtaatatgaaatataaattagaatATCAAGGAAACATTGATTCACGCGTTTGTGTTTCTTGTTATCAGCTTCTTACTAAAG CTGAAACAGAGCAGGGTATGGGAGAATGGTCTTCTGGTTATTCCACATGTATGAATAATAATGATATCAATTCGCCCCAG TTAGCTGGCGGCTTGCCTCCACCTCCTACGGTTATGGTACCCGTTGGAGTCCTTAAAAGGGAAGATGGTACAAAGAGTCGGcctgaaatttcaaaatctgtTATGTTCAGTGATG AACTAGACATGTCGTGGGATTTGAAACCACCATACCGGAAATCTGGTAGTAAGAGAATACCAACACCTGGCTCATCTGCACCAAGTACGTCTGTCAAGAAACAGAACCTACCACGTTTTGACCCAAATACAGAAAGTTATGTGCCACAAGACCCTAATGCGCTTCCACCAACAGTAACGATACATAAAGGAC AGGTATCGTATCATGCTGTAACGGACGAGAATCTTCTATACAAAACGCTGAAAAATGAATGTGAACCACCTGTTATGTTTGCGATTAATCGAAATCTCTATGCATATGTAAAAATAGTAACTT TAAATTGTTGTGTTAATAAAACATGTTGGAATGTAACTTCGAAAGGATTGGATTGCGTCGGACaagatgaaattatattattaatcgaGGCATTACCTGATGAAACCCGGGTTCCTAAGGATCTGCTTCTTTTTATTAACCAATTACGTCTCGAAGCTATGAAag GAAACATTGTGTCCGAATTGGGATTTTTAATATACCAGGGAGGAAATttcttggattctcgggaacaCGCAGGGTTCTTGTTTATTCGACAAACATCGCAATGCttgcaaaaaattgtattacctCCTGGCCCGTACCTATTTGGCCTCCTAGTTCACAG GTGGGAAACACCATGGGCGAAAGTATTCCCGTTACGCCTTGTTTTACGACTGGGCGCAGAATATCGTTACTATCCATGCCCGTTGTTCTCGGTTCGGTTTCGAGATGCATTATACTTTGAAATAGGACATACAGTTATGAAGGTTTTAGCGGATTTCAGAAATTTTGCGTACACGTTACCAAGTGTGAGGGGACTAACAATTCACTTAAGAAACAGAATGACGGATGTAATGTTTCCGAGAAATCGATACGATCAAGTGATCAAAGGTTTAAATAATTCGAATGATCACGTATTAGCATACGCTTCAAATTTTAGTATCGCTGCTGACTCACATTTAGTCTGTATACAAACTAATACCGGTGATGAAAGCACTTATCAAACGCAAGCGATAAGTATCAATAATAATCCAAGAACAA TAACAGGTACTAGTTTTATCGTGATTAACGGAGCATTGAAATCATCGATGGGTTTGTCAGCGAAATCTAGCATAGTTGAGGATGGATTAATGGTAGAAATAATGCCAGAGAAAATGGAAGCCTTGAAAGCAGCTCTAAAAAATATGCAAGACTTTTCGATCGGATGCGGTCGACAAGGAGCACCCGAGCCGGATGAAACAGTGAACATAAAGTGGGTCGATAATGACGTGCAATTCAATGTAGG GGTAAAAAGTCCTATTGATAGACGACCTATGGATGGTATTCCTTCAATCCGAATACACAATGGTATTGATTATAAAGGAACGAGTAGATTTATACGATGGACAGAAGTATTTATCATTAAT tCCGATGATCATCCGAATGGTGTTCATGATCCTGtggatataaataaattatcaggAAATATAGCGAAAGCAACATGTACAGCCTTAGTGAAGTTATTGGACTTATTAGCCAATGCTGGTTTAACAAAGCTTGGTGTAAGAACAACTATTCATCCTGACAAT GTTGGTTATGAAGCCGGTAGCGAAGGTATGAAATTGCCTCCAATCTACATGAAGAGTTTAGACAACGAATTAATTCAAGTTCTGCATAAAGCAGCGCAAAGTAGTCAAGATACGCATATTGtgcttgaattaattttttacatactCGATGATTGA
- the LOC100649780 gene encoding zinc finger FYVE domain-containing protein 9 isoform X1 encodes MEKFAIDLDKVLDDFEFNEDCAEQIASDNLSTNNASSSSVKCNLEPSALKGYNYLLIEPKKVNKEFDIILPVERHKDLQQINTKNKCINENDIVSENLNCSTEQTTIENTDVNQFYTQECTNDNKSIQKQSVSSYDSEQVSLAIYNDISQKVIQKQQNSNNSPKIDNRYDKKLNQSNLKPSVSNVFSSLNEYINAPPGSSDCIHSVLNDSEIQSDLETKVPQIIQSSAKDSDESIPHEQTVDIPDPTREILVQSYQDATIPITVELPITYETNIKEDVKNVHVTNFKPLESKTDPPEKVVLNEACIELSNKAEIKNDKTHNYNSDRIDQEKNSMLECTYKQDDYYENESTTQLQDNESKLSVESIGTNEEHRSSLNSVSKPIGFSNIDNLSEDELTKYLAELEEEEKLRESCNKYENITNTAQNVSQDQKDENKQNVQVFPDTSVESRKMIESELNERIENISVSDCQEKETDKELLNNALMKHESDDRLNEDRLNKHKDILSNPSGKELKLLHRVNIAKDDKVKLENECVPDTKDIEDSQESPTYSLNINQGSLNDGRTEIQLKEQKGNSTQYNQACELKMPSDIDNISEERTSTTSEPDTLIDMTKHNNVISTSVDVYTRPNVSDTSNDSEKPVRPQTLDIVLSNNSTEHQVLGSTSDTPSYQIQSDTDGIKEEQGSSPDILENSLPESGSVLGKQPPFWVPDSDAPSCMLCDVKFTVIKRRHHCRACGKVLCNKCCNMKYKLEYQGNIDSRVCVSCYQLLTKAETEQGMGEWSSGYSTCMNNNDINSPQGRQPNPNNPMEYCSTIPPLQQLAGGLPPPPTVMVPVGVLKREDGTKSRPEISKSVMFSDGIRPGCDLTELDMSWDLKPPYRKSGSKRIPTPGSSAPSTSVKKQNLPRFDPNTESYVPQDPNALPPTVTIHKGQVSYHAVTDENLLYKTLKNECEPPVMFAINRNLYAYVKIVTLNCCVNKTCWNVTSKGLDCVGQDEIILLIEALPDETRVPKDLLLFINQLRLEAMKGNIVSELGFLIYQGGNFLDSREHAGFLFIRQTSQCLQKIVLPPGPYLFGLLVHRWETPWAKVFPLRLVLRLGAEYRYYPCPLFSVRFRDALYFEIGHTVMKVLADFRNFAYTLPSVRGLTIHLRNRMTDVMFPRNRYDQVIKGLNNSNDHVLAYASNFSIAADSHLVCIQTNTGDESTYQTQAISINNNPRTITGTSFIVINGALKSSMGLSAKSSIVEDGLMVEIMPEKMEALKAALKNMQDFSIGCGRQGAPEPDETVNIKWVDNDVQFNVGVKSPIDRRPMDGIPSIRIHNGIDYKGTSRFIRWTEVFIINSDDHPNGVHDPVDINKLSGNIAKATCTALVKLLDLLANAGLTKLGVRTTIHPDNVGYEAGSEGMKLPPIYMKSLDNELIQVLHKAAQSSQDTHIVLELIFYILDD; translated from the exons ATGGAAAAATTCGCTATTGATTTGGACAAGGTTTTGGACGATTTCGAATTTAACGAag ACTGTGCAGAGCAAATAGCATCTGATAATCTTTCAACAAACAATGCGTCATCTTCTTCAGTTAAATGTAATTTAGAACCTTCAGCTTTAAAAggttataattatcttctaatAGAGCCTAAGAAAGTAAATAAAGAATTCGATATTATATTACCTGTAGAAAGGCATAAAGACTTGcaacaaataaatacaaaaaacaaatgtattaatgaaaatgatatagTTTCTGAGAATCTTAATTGTAGTACAGAACAGACAACAATAGAAAATACAGATGTAAATCAGTTTTATACACAAGAATGCACAAACGATAATAAGTCAATACAAAAACAATCTGTTTCATCTTATGATTCTGAACAGGTTTCTTTAgcaatatataatgatatatcgcaAAAGGTAATACAAAAACAACAAAATAGTAACAACAGCCCAAAGATTGACAATAGATATGATAAGAAATTGAACCAGTCTAATCTGAAACCTAGTGTTAGCAACGTTTTCAGCAGTTTGAATGAGTACATTAATGCTCCACCTGGAAGTTCAGATTGCATTCATTCTGTATTAAATGATTCAGAAATACAGTCTGATTTAGAGACTAAGGTACCTCAGATAATTCAGAGCAGTGCTAAAGATAGTGATGAAAGTATACCACATGAACAGACAGTTGATATACCTGATCCAACTAGAGAAATTCTTGTTCAAAGCTATCAGGATGCCACAATACCCATAACGGTAGAATTACCAATTACATATGAAACTAACATTAAAGAGGACGTAAAAAATGTTCATGTAACAAATTTCAAACCATTGGAAAGCAAAACAGACCCTCCTGAAAAAGTTGTTCTAAATGAAGCTTGTATTGAATTAAGTAATAAAGCAGaaattaaaaatgacaaaaCACATAACTATAATTCTGATAGGATAGATCAGGAAAAAAATTCTATGCTTGAGTGTACTTATAAACAAGATGATTATTATGAAAATGAGTCTACAACACAATTGCAAGATAATGAAAGTAAATTAAGCGTGGAAAGTATTGGTACAAATGAGGAACATAGGAGCAGCTTAAATTCAGTATCTAAGCCAATTGGATTTAGTAACATTGATAATTTATCAGAAGATGAATTGACCAAATATTTAGCCGAATtagaagaagaggagaaatTAAGGGAAAGCtgcaataaatatgaaaatattacaaatacagCACAGAATGTTTCTCAAGAtcaaaaagatgaaaataagCAAAATGTCCAAGTTTTCCCAGATACTTCTGTAGAATCTCGCAAAATGATAGAATCAGAATTAAATGAAAGGATAGAAAACATTTCAGTATCTGACTGTCAGGAAAAGGAAACGGacaaagaattattaaataatgcaTTAATGAAGCATGAATCTGATGATCGATTAAATGAAGACAGATTAAATAAACACAAAGATATTTTAAGTAATCCAAGTggtaaagaattaaaattgttGCATAGAGTTAATATAGCTAAAGATGATAAAGTGAAATTAGAAAATGAATGCGTGCCTGATACAAAAGATATTGAAGACAGCCAAGAAAGTCCTACATATAGCTTAAATATTAATCAAGGATCACTAAATGATGGCAGAACTGAGATACAATTAAAAGAGCAGAAAGGAAATTCTACGCAATATAATCAAGCTTGTGAATTAAAAATGCCAAGTGATATTGATAATATTTCAGAAGAAAGAACTTCAACAACATCTGAGCCAGATACATTAATTGATATGACAAAACATAATAATGTTATATCTACGTCTGTGGATGTTTACACAAGACCAAATGTAAGTGATACTAGCAATGATTCAGAGAAGCCAGTACGTCCCCAAACGTTGGATATTGTTTTGTCAAACAATAGCACAGAACACCAAGTACTTGGTTCTACAAGTGATACACCATCTTATCAAATTCAATCAGATACTGATGGTATAAAAGAGGAGCAAGGATCTTCGCCGGATATTTTAGAGAATTCTTTACCGGAATCTGGCTCAGTTCTGGGAAAACAACCACCATTCTGGGTTCCCGATAGCGATGCTCCTAGCTGCATGCTCTGTGATGTTAAGTTTACCGTTATCAAAAGACGACATCATTGTCGGGCATGCGGAAAAGTGTTATGTAATAAATGttgtaatatgaaatataaattagaatATCAAGGAAACATTGATTCACGCGTTTGTGTTTCTTGTTATCAGCTTCTTACTAAAG CTGAAACAGAGCAGGGTATGGGAGAATGGTCTTCTGGTTATTCCACATGTATGAATAATAATGATATCAATTCGCCCCAG GGGAGACAGCCTAATCCAAATAATCCCATGGAGTACTGTTCAACTATACCACCCTTGCAACAGTTAGCTGGCGGCTTGCCTCCACCTCCTACGGTTATGGTACCCGTTGGAGTCCTTAAAAGGGAAGATGGTACAAAGAGTCGGcctgaaatttcaaaatctgtTATGTTCAGTGATG GAATAAGGCCTGGCTGTGACCTGACAGAACTAGACATGTCGTGGGATTTGAAACCACCATACCGGAAATCTGGTAGTAAGAGAATACCAACACCTGGCTCATCTGCACCAAGTACGTCTGTCAAGAAACAGAACCTACCACGTTTTGACCCAAATACAGAAAGTTATGTGCCACAAGACCCTAATGCGCTTCCACCAACAGTAACGATACATAAAGGAC AGGTATCGTATCATGCTGTAACGGACGAGAATCTTCTATACAAAACGCTGAAAAATGAATGTGAACCACCTGTTATGTTTGCGATTAATCGAAATCTCTATGCATATGTAAAAATAGTAACTT TAAATTGTTGTGTTAATAAAACATGTTGGAATGTAACTTCGAAAGGATTGGATTGCGTCGGACaagatgaaattatattattaatcgaGGCATTACCTGATGAAACCCGGGTTCCTAAGGATCTGCTTCTTTTTATTAACCAATTACGTCTCGAAGCTATGAAag GAAACATTGTGTCCGAATTGGGATTTTTAATATACCAGGGAGGAAATttcttggattctcgggaacaCGCAGGGTTCTTGTTTATTCGACAAACATCGCAATGCttgcaaaaaattgtattacctCCTGGCCCGTACCTATTTGGCCTCCTAGTTCACAG GTGGGAAACACCATGGGCGAAAGTATTCCCGTTACGCCTTGTTTTACGACTGGGCGCAGAATATCGTTACTATCCATGCCCGTTGTTCTCGGTTCGGTTTCGAGATGCATTATACTTTGAAATAGGACATACAGTTATGAAGGTTTTAGCGGATTTCAGAAATTTTGCGTACACGTTACCAAGTGTGAGGGGACTAACAATTCACTTAAGAAACAGAATGACGGATGTAATGTTTCCGAGAAATCGATACGATCAAGTGATCAAAGGTTTAAATAATTCGAATGATCACGTATTAGCATACGCTTCAAATTTTAGTATCGCTGCTGACTCACATTTAGTCTGTATACAAACTAATACCGGTGATGAAAGCACTTATCAAACGCAAGCGATAAGTATCAATAATAATCCAAGAACAA TAACAGGTACTAGTTTTATCGTGATTAACGGAGCATTGAAATCATCGATGGGTTTGTCAGCGAAATCTAGCATAGTTGAGGATGGATTAATGGTAGAAATAATGCCAGAGAAAATGGAAGCCTTGAAAGCAGCTCTAAAAAATATGCAAGACTTTTCGATCGGATGCGGTCGACAAGGAGCACCCGAGCCGGATGAAACAGTGAACATAAAGTGGGTCGATAATGACGTGCAATTCAATGTAGG GGTAAAAAGTCCTATTGATAGACGACCTATGGATGGTATTCCTTCAATCCGAATACACAATGGTATTGATTATAAAGGAACGAGTAGATTTATACGATGGACAGAAGTATTTATCATTAAT tCCGATGATCATCCGAATGGTGTTCATGATCCTGtggatataaataaattatcaggAAATATAGCGAAAGCAACATGTACAGCCTTAGTGAAGTTATTGGACTTATTAGCCAATGCTGGTTTAACAAAGCTTGGTGTAAGAACAACTATTCATCCTGACAAT GTTGGTTATGAAGCCGGTAGCGAAGGTATGAAATTGCCTCCAATCTACATGAAGAGTTTAGACAACGAATTAATTCAAGTTCTGCATAAAGCAGCGCAAAGTAGTCAAGATACGCATATTGtgcttgaattaattttttacatactCGATGATTGA